A stretch of DNA from Alteromonas gilva:
TGGTGAGGTAACCGAATCGCATATCGATATATTCGATCGTGAAAAAGTGTTTATCGACCAATACATGATTAAGATCGTTAATGATTTTCCAGCGCTTAAAGTTGTGTTTGAGCACATTACTACCGCCGATGCGGCAAATTTTGTGCTGGCCCAGAAAGACAACGTCGCAGCGACCATAACGCCGCAACATTTATTGCTTAATCGCAACGATCTGCTGGTGGGAGGCGTCCGTCCGCACAATTACTGCTTGCCGGTATTAAAGCGCAACACACATCAGGCCCGTCTGCGCGAAGTGGTGGCCAGCGGTGCGACCCAATTCTTTTTGGGTACAGACTCGGCACCACATGCTAAGCACCGCAAGGAAAACGCCTGTGGTTGCGCGGGTTGCTACAGTGCCTGGAGTGCCATCGAGCTTTATGCGGAAGTATTTGAGCAATTAGGCGCGTTAGATAAATTTGAAGCTTTCGCCAGCGAAAATGGCCCGGATTTTTATGGGCTGCCGCGCAATGAAAGCACTATTACACTGGTCAAAGAATCCTGGCAGGTACCTGAACTGGTTACCCTGGCCGATGGTACCGATATGGTACCTTTCTTTGCTGGTCAAACACTTAGCTGGAAACTGGCATAATCTATTTATGAGCACACAATTTAGCGATTTTGGACTACGTCCTGAACTGATCACTGCAATTTCACGGGCCGGATTCGCCGAGCCTCGCCCGGTGCAGGCCGCAACTCTACCCGCAGTACTGGCGGGTAAAGATGTACTCGGACAGGCGCAAACCGGGTCCGGAAAAACCCTCGCTTTTGCTGCAGGCTGTTTGCAACAGCTTGATGCCAATAAGAATGCGGTTCAGGCTATAGTGCTATGCCCCACCAGAGAGCTGGCTGAACAGGTCGCTGAGCAATGCCGGTTGTTGGCCAAAGAGATGCCCAACCTGAAAGTGCTGACACTTTGCGGCGGCCAGCCAATGGGCCCGCAGATTGCCTCATTGCGACATGGTTGTCACATTATTGTGGGAACGCCTGGCCGGGTGATGGATCATGTCTTAAAGCGTCGTATTTCAATGAAGCATTTAAAAGTGCGCGTGTTTGATGAAGCTGACCGTATGCTGGATATGGGCTTTACCGATGATCTGGCAGTGATTTTCAGCGGCTTGCGAAAGCCGGTGCAAACGTTGTTCTTTTCGGCCACGTTTAGCGAGGCAACGACTGAGTTGGCGCAACAGTATTTGCGCGAGCCGGAAAACATTAAAGTTGACTCTGCACAGCGGGCTAATGTGAGCGAACTCGTTTACGAAGTGGATGATCAGCATCGCTTTACAGCATTAAAAGCATTGCTGACGACCGAGCAACCCAATAGCGCCATGGTTTTCTGCCGGATGAAAAAAACCGCCCAGGAAGTGGCTGATCTGCTCGCCGCCGAGGGCTTTGTTGCCGCGGCGATACAAGGCGATATGGAACAGGTCGAGCGGAACCGTGTGCTGATGCGTTTTGCCAGTGATTGTCTGAACGTACTGGTGGCAACCGATGTTGCAGCAAGAGGACTGGATATAGCCGGTGTTGACTGCGTTATAAATTATGAAGTCAGTGAGCAACCCGAAGCGCATATTCACCGTATTGGTCGCGCCGGACGCGCTCAGCAACCCGGCACGGCGTATACCCTTAAGAGCGAAAGCGAAAATGGTTTGCTGGCCGCCATTGAGATCCACACCAAACAGGATTTTAAAAAGAAAAGCGCCCAGGGATTGCGTTTTCATGCCAGTCGAATTGTGGCGCCCGAGTTTGTTTGTATTAACTTAAACGAAGGTAAAAAGGCCAAACTGCGCCCCGGCGATATTTTAGGTGCGCTCACCAAAGATGCCGATGTGCCGGGTGAGGATATCGGTAAAATTAAAGTGCAGGCGAACGAAAGTTTCGTTGCGGTAAAAGTACGCAGCGTTAAACGCGCGTTGAAACTATTCCGGGAAGGTAAGATTAAAGGTAAGCGGGTTAGAGCATTTAAACTATAAGGAGGATTGTATGGTCGGTGAAACAGATTTAACCACGCTATTGGTTGGCTTAAAGCCGATATTGCAGCCTGAGCCTTATGTTTTTGTCAGCGTATTAGTGCTCGACACCGAGGTGTTTGAGCGCTTAAATCCGAAGGTGCTGTTCCGCGAAAAAGAAGGGGTTACCCTGGTGCTGCTGCAATCGGTGGCCGATGCCGAGGGTTTTACCTATGAGACTGTTTTTAACTGTATTACCTGTGAAATTCATTCAAGCTTAGAGGCCGTTGGCCTTACCGCAGCGATGTCGCAGGCCCTCACTAAAGTCGGGATTAGTGCCAACGTCATCGCGGCGTTTTACCATGATCATATCTTTGTGCCACAGCGTGATGCGCATAATGCAATGGCGGCATTAAATAGCTTAGTCGCCGAGTATAACTGACCGACTCACTGAGCGGGCTTATCGCCATTTGGTGAGTCCGGCTGTGTCTGATGCCCCTTCAGTCACTATTGGTTACCCGTCACTCCCAGGACCGCCAATCAATTTCCTGCCAATCAATTGCCAGGCAAACCGTCAGCAGTTGAGCTAATCCTGTGCAACAATAATGACCTGCCCAAAAACCTCGCCGTTTAAGTGCTTTGGTCAGATCAGGCGGCGCGACTGGACGGGCGCATGTTCACCGTGCATGATAGGTGTAATCAGGAGGATGATACGATGAAAACATTTAGCCCGACGAAGTTTGCTCTGCTGCCGTTATTAGTAGCGGTGTTATTTGGCGCTGCTGGTTGCGACCAGGCAACAGCGATCTCTGCCAACAAGGACGCGGCGACCCGCCATGGCCTCATCGGCTCAGATTTTCCGATTTTAAGAGCGGTTGAAGTACCGGCTACCAGCACGCTGGTTTTTTTAAGCGGTGCGGTGCCCGGAGTGAGTCACCCTGAGGCGCCGCAAGGCACGTTAGCCGCTTATGGTGACACTGAAACACAAACCATCAATGTGCTGCATAAAATCGATGACAACCTTAAAAGTCTCGGCTTAACCATGGGGGATGTCATTAAAATGCAGGTGTTTTTAGTGGGCGATCCCGGCCAGGATGGCAACATGGATTTTGCCGGTTTTATGCGCGGTTACCGCCAGTTTTTTGGTACACCGGAGCAGCCAAATTTACCCTCGCGCTCGGCGTTTCAGGTCGCCGGTCTGGCGAATCCTAATTTTTTG
This window harbors:
- the pyrC gene encoding dihydroorotase, with amino-acid sequence MQSITIRQPDDWHLHFRDNEMLAETVPATARCFARAIVMPNLVPPVTTAALAMEYKERILAARPQGSQFEPLMTLYLTNETTPEAITAAKTAGVVACKLYPAGATTNSDAAVKGIDALYPVFEQMQKEGMLLLIHGEVTESHIDIFDREKVFIDQYMIKIVNDFPALKVVFEHITTADAANFVLAQKDNVAATITPQHLLLNRNDLLVGGVRPHNYCLPVLKRNTHQARLREVVASGATQFFLGTDSAPHAKHRKENACGCAGCYSAWSAIELYAEVFEQLGALDKFEAFASENGPDFYGLPRNESTITLVKESWQVPELVTLADGTDMVPFFAGQTLSWKLA
- the dbpA gene encoding ATP-dependent RNA helicase DbpA; translated protein: MSTQFSDFGLRPELITAISRAGFAEPRPVQAATLPAVLAGKDVLGQAQTGSGKTLAFAAGCLQQLDANKNAVQAIVLCPTRELAEQVAEQCRLLAKEMPNLKVLTLCGGQPMGPQIASLRHGCHIIVGTPGRVMDHVLKRRISMKHLKVRVFDEADRMLDMGFTDDLAVIFSGLRKPVQTLFFSATFSEATTELAQQYLREPENIKVDSAQRANVSELVYEVDDQHRFTALKALLTTEQPNSAMVFCRMKKTAQEVADLLAAEGFVAAAIQGDMEQVERNRVLMRFASDCLNVLVATDVAARGLDIAGVDCVINYEVSEQPEAHIHRIGRAGRAQQPGTAYTLKSESENGLLAAIEIHTKQDFKKKSAQGLRFHASRIVAPEFVCINLNEGKKAKLRPGDILGALTKDADVPGEDIGKIKVQANESFVAVKVRSVKRALKLFREGKIKGKRVRAFKL
- a CDS encoding ACT domain-containing protein is translated as MVGETDLTTLLVGLKPILQPEPYVFVSVLVLDTEVFERLNPKVLFREKEGVTLVLLQSVADAEGFTYETVFNCITCEIHSSLEAVGLTAAMSQALTKVGISANVIAAFYHDHIFVPQRDAHNAMAALNSLVAEYN
- a CDS encoding RidA family protein, giving the protein MKTFSPTKFALLPLLVAVLFGAAGCDQATAISANKDAATRHGLIGSDFPILRAVEVPATSTLVFLSGAVPGVSHPEAPQGTLAAYGDTETQTINVLHKIDDNLKSLGLTMGDVIKMQVFLVGDPGQDGNMDFAGFMRGYRQFFGTPEQPNLPSRSAFQVAGLANPNFLVEIEVTAVRP